The genomic interval CACCGGCATATATAACACTCACTTTATAGAATAAGACGGTTATAGAGCCTCGGGAGCGCTCCTGTCAAGCCTTAGGAAGGCGCCTCGAGCTCGGCGATGCGGGCAGCGACCAACGTTCGTACGAGCGTCTCGGGCAGCAGGGCGTCGGGCTGGAAGCGGATCGACCCCTTGCCGAGTTGGTAGCCCCGGAGCTCCTCGAGGTGTGCGTCCATGACGCCGGTGCTCATCAGGTAGAAGGCGCAGTGCGCCTTGCCGGCGCCGTAGCTCACGAGCGGACGGCCGCGCAGCTTGAACGCGGGTACGCCGTAGCTGATCGCCTCGGTCGCAGCCGGTGCGGCATT from Actinomycetota bacterium carries:
- a CDS encoding DUF1801 domain-containing protein, giving the protein MSDDDDRAIDVYLANLPEDQRVALEHLRRTIANAAPAATEAISYGVPAFKLRGRPLVSYGAGKAHCAFYLMSTGVMDAHLEELRGYQLGKGSIRFQPDALLPETLVRTLVAARIAELEAPS